In Ischnura elegans chromosome 6, ioIscEleg1.1, whole genome shotgun sequence, one genomic interval encodes:
- the LOC124160625 gene encoding neuropeptide-like protein 31, whose translation MRSLLIIAVIVVIAAAAAEATGLGALFGLGGYGGYGGYGGYGYGHRPYGHGGYGGYGGYGYGHRPFGYGGYGGYGHRPYGYGGYGGYGYGHRPFGGYGGYGYGHY comes from the exons ATGCGCTCCCTG CTCATCATCGCCGTCATTGTGGTGATCGCCGCTGCCGCCGCTGAAGCCACCGGCCTCGGCGCCCTCTTCGGTCTTGGCGGTTACGGCGGTTATGGCGGATACGGAGGTTATGGATACGGCCATAGGCCTTATGGACATGGCGGTTATGGTGGATACGGCGGATATGGCTACGGACACAGACCATTCGGATACGGCGGCTATGGTGGATACGGCCACAGGCCTTATGGCTATGGTGGTTATGGCGGCTATGGCTACGGACACAGGCCATTCGGCGGCTACGGAGGTTACGGATACGGCCACTACTAA